From the genome of Helicoverpa zea isolate HzStark_Cry1AcR chromosome 1, ilHelZeax1.1, whole genome shotgun sequence, one region includes:
- the LOC124631929 gene encoding pancreatic triacylglycerol lipase-like — protein sequence MKTLVLLAACTALCAGSAIPLVPGDNSHYVEGESRYIWMPDGEGVPHLVDLHEPVDEADVDPRNGANNQYWLFTRQNPNNAQVIVNGNVNSIRNSNYRANRGLVVLVHGWRGNGNSAMNPLIRSAFLDTQDVNVIVVDWRGVAGNLNYSAAARGVPSVGQFLGNFLVWLINNGGGNWNNVHLIGFSLGAHVVGNAGRTAGRRPRRITGLDPAGPEWGGNSNALRSNDGVYVEAIHTNGGRLGIFDRVARADFYPNGGRTQPGCGVNHDCSHGRAPDLFASSVRNNRFIGRHCNNDWNLLAANRCSGNSLNMGNGVFAKNGAEGFYGLVTNANWPFHQ from the exons ATGAAGACTCTGGTATTGTTAGCAGCTTGCACAGCAT TATGCGCTGGTAGCGCCATCCCCCTGGTCCCTGGAGACAATAGCCACTATGTGGAGGGGGAGAGTCGCTACATCTGGATGCCTGATGGTGAAGGAGTGCCACACTTAGTGGATCTGCACGAACCTGTGGATGAAGCAGATGTTGACCCCCGAAATGGTGCTAACAACCAGTACTGGTTATTTAccag GCAAAACCCTAATAATGCTCAAGTAATCGTCAATGGTAACGTCAACTCTATCCGGAACTCCAATTACCGGGCCAACCGCGGGCTTGTGGTGCTCGTACACGGATGGAGAGGCAACGGAAACTCTGCGATGAACCCGCTTATTCGGTCTGCATTCCTCGACACTCAGGACGTTAATGTTATCGTTGTGGACTGGCGTGGTGTTGCTGGTAACTTAAACTACAGTGCTGCTGCTAGAGGTGTCCCTAGTGTCGGCCAGTTCCTCGGTAACTTCCTCGTGTGGCTGATCAACAACGGAGGCGGCAACTGGAACAATGTCCACTTGATTGGCTTCAGTTTGGGAGCTCACGTCGTCGGTAACGCTGGACGTACGGCTGGTCGCCGTCCCCGCCGTATCACAG GTTTGGATCCTGCTGGGCCTGAATGGGGTGGAAATTCAAATGCTTTGAGAAGCAATGATGGTGTTTACGTTGAAGCGATTCACACAAATGGGGGACGTCTCGGTATCTTTGACCGAGTTGCTAGGGCTGACTTCTACCCCAACGGAGGCCGGACTCAGCCTGGATGCGGAGTAAACCATGACTGTTCACACGGCAGAGCACCTGACCTGTTTGCGTCCAGTGTACGTAATAACCGCTTTATTGGAAGACACTGCAACAATGATTGGAATTTGCTTGCGGCAAATAGGTGCAGTGGAAATAGTTTGAACATGGGCAACGGTGTTTTTGCGAAAAACGGCGC AGAAGGATTCTACGGTCTTGTCACCAACGCGAATTGGCCTTTCCACCAATAA